A region of Corynebacterium glucuronolyticum DSM 44120 DNA encodes the following proteins:
- the phoA gene encoding alkaline phosphatase → MNRMFKLGLGLGAAAVLAVGCTSPDSTTNSTSSSDNATSSVSASNTAKSVDLDSDIANREAKGDLATYGGARRLTGDQTDFMRDAISQSGAKNVILLIGDGMGDSEITVARNYAEGAGGFFKGIDALPVTGQYTHYSLDKDGKPNYVTDSAASGTAWAAGVKSYNGAISVDIKGQAHETLLEKAKKKGMKTGNVSTAEIEDATPAVQTAHVAARKCYGPEDAEKCGDDLKAKGGKGSISEQIVDTRADITLGGGSKAFNQKTPEGKTVLDLAKEGGYQLPTTAAELDKITEANQDKPVLGLFSEGNMPVRWEGPKAEKYGYLQESATCTDNPKRTAGIPTLAAMTEKAIDVLKGDEDGFFLQVEGASIDKQDHNANPCGQIGETVDLDEAVQKALDFAKADGNTLVIVTADHSHTSQVIGNVSQEDIDKLAKKNEISVEEARDIVYPGLSRNLTTKDGATMTVGYATSENVDVESQGHTGAQLRIAAFGPGAANVAGLTDQTDLHFTIAEALGLE, encoded by the coding sequence ATGAATCGCATGTTCAAGCTCGGTCTGGGCCTCGGCGCCGCTGCCGTCCTCGCCGTCGGCTGCACGAGCCCCGATAGCACCACGAACAGCACCAGCAGCAGCGATAACGCCACCTCGAGCGTGTCCGCTTCCAACACCGCCAAGTCCGTGGACCTCGACTCGGACATCGCGAACCGCGAAGCCAAGGGCGACCTCGCCACCTACGGTGGCGCTCGCCGCCTCACCGGCGACCAGACCGATTTCATGCGGGACGCGATTTCCCAGTCCGGCGCGAAGAACGTCATCCTCCTTATCGGCGACGGCATGGGTGATTCCGAGATCACCGTCGCCCGCAACTACGCCGAGGGCGCCGGCGGTTTCTTCAAGGGCATCGACGCCCTCCCCGTGACCGGCCAGTACACGCACTACTCCCTGGATAAGGACGGCAAGCCGAACTACGTCACCGACTCCGCCGCTTCCGGCACCGCCTGGGCGGCGGGCGTGAAATCCTACAACGGCGCAATCTCCGTGGACATCAAGGGCCAAGCCCACGAGACGCTCCTGGAAAAGGCGAAGAAGAAGGGCATGAAGACGGGCAACGTCTCTACCGCCGAGATCGAGGACGCGACCCCCGCCGTCCAGACCGCCCACGTCGCAGCCCGCAAGTGCTACGGCCCGGAGGATGCCGAGAAGTGCGGCGATGACCTGAAGGCCAAGGGCGGCAAGGGCTCCATCTCCGAGCAGATTGTCGATACCCGTGCTGATATCACCCTCGGCGGCGGCTCCAAGGCCTTCAATCAGAAGACCCCCGAGGGCAAGACGGTTCTCGACCTCGCCAAGGAGGGCGGGTACCAGCTTCCCACGACCGCCGCCGAGCTCGACAAGATCACCGAGGCTAACCAGGACAAGCCGGTTCTCGGCCTCTTCTCCGAGGGCAACATGCCGGTCCGTTGGGAGGGCCCGAAGGCCGAGAAGTACGGTTACCTTCAGGAGTCCGCTACCTGCACCGATAACCCGAAGCGCACCGCGGGCATCCCGACGCTCGCCGCTATGACGGAGAAGGCCATCGACGTTCTCAAGGGCGACGAGGACGGTTTCTTCCTCCAGGTCGAAGGCGCCTCGATTGATAAGCAGGACCACAACGCGAACCCCTGCGGTCAGATCGGCGAGACCGTCGATCTTGACGAGGCCGTCCAGAAGGCCCTCGACTTCGCCAAGGCCGACGGCAACACCCTCGTCATCGTCACCGCGGATCACTCCCACACCTCCCAGGTGATCGGCAATGTAAGCCAGGAGGATATCGACAAGCTCGCTAAGAAGAACGAGATTTCCGTCGAGGAGGCCCGCGACATCGTCTACCCGGGTCTGTCCCGCAACCTCACCACGAAGGACGGCGCGACCATGACGGTTGGTTACGCTACCAGCGAGAACGTCGATGTTGAGTCCCAGGGCCACACGGGCGCCCAGCTCCGCATCGCCGCCTTCGGTCCGGGTGCCGCCAACGTCGCCGGCCTCACCGACCAGACGGATCTCCACTTCACCATTGCTGAGGCTCTCGGTCTCGAGTAG
- a CDS encoding ribonuclease HI, producing the protein MFIPVAIDYEKAHRADKGVVTLSGGGATNVQVCSANSVKRVAAEMFIQFVINHTAHTLGLYTSASAIKQLIAGNPSLFANVHMYSVVQTAVKNDYEAARALRKKTVEKLQPTEERPRQRRDIVVATDASLARGDTRAAIAMISTYGKVQTRIRRVAGINEAELHAVQLAVAEYGKRAVNLHILTDSRYAFTTFECPPTTAKVHLHWVRGHNGNVLNEIADRAARFTRRNDAWKLPEMQEQMEDRLRDEIREIMKGKTPAEFIPTAGEDTCAA; encoded by the coding sequence ATGTTTATTCCTGTCGCTATCGATTACGAGAAGGCACACCGCGCGGACAAGGGCGTTGTGACACTATCGGGAGGTGGGGCAACAAACGTTCAGGTCTGCTCCGCTAACTCGGTAAAACGCGTGGCCGCTGAAATGTTTATTCAGTTCGTCATCAACCACACCGCGCATACGTTAGGGCTGTACACGTCCGCATCCGCAATCAAGCAGCTGATCGCCGGGAACCCCTCGTTGTTTGCAAACGTACACATGTATAGCGTGGTCCAGACCGCGGTAAAAAACGACTACGAGGCGGCGCGGGCACTCAGGAAAAAAACCGTCGAAAAGCTACAACCCACCGAGGAGAGGCCTCGCCAGAGAAGAGACATCGTGGTAGCAACCGATGCCTCCCTGGCGCGAGGCGACACACGGGCGGCAATCGCCATGATTTCGACGTACGGGAAGGTGCAGACACGTATTCGGAGAGTAGCGGGGATCAACGAAGCAGAGCTCCACGCCGTACAGCTCGCCGTCGCAGAATACGGAAAGCGCGCCGTCAACCTGCACATCCTCACCGACTCGCGATACGCGTTCACAACGTTTGAATGCCCTCCCACCACTGCAAAGGTTCACCTGCACTGGGTTCGCGGGCACAACGGCAACGTCCTCAACGAGATAGCCGACCGGGCAGCTCGGTTTACGCGTCGAAACGACGCGTGGAAACTGCCTGAGATGCAAGAACAGATGGAAGATAGACTGCGGGACGAAATTCGCGAGATCATGAAAGGAAAAACGCCCGCGGAGTTTATCCCTACTGCGGGCGAAGATACGTGCGCTGCCTAA
- a CDS encoding RNase H family protein, with product MFIPVVLDYAILSKTNEAVVTLSARGECRAEVCRLVDVGKLATSWFLDVALRNTDHTVGLYTSVRSIGALVREHPELFRNVRRFSTVAPVLTEDFALARDKKNSIVEERIRSLVNLPIEEGMVVATDASLGTGHRAGIAAVATRGRVRARSLLVESVADAEFWAVEMALTTWAGKTPVLHILTDSQIVYKALNGAEKPTGCATSLRKCFKRMDRAEVYVHWVRGHRGNVLNELANDVAMYTRRNACWGLVDTQKEMLERSKVELKAMLVDRKLSDFIPAARGEDAWTATGYAA from the coding sequence ATGTTTATCCCCGTAGTTCTTGACTATGCCATTCTCTCCAAGACGAACGAGGCGGTGGTTACGCTGTCGGCCCGCGGTGAGTGCCGGGCTGAGGTTTGTCGGCTTGTCGACGTCGGAAAGCTAGCGACCTCCTGGTTCCTAGACGTGGCGCTTCGCAATACGGACCACACGGTGGGGTTATATACCTCGGTTAGAAGCATTGGGGCGCTCGTTCGTGAACACCCCGAGCTGTTTAGAAACGTCCGCAGGTTTAGCACCGTGGCGCCGGTTTTAACGGAGGATTTCGCACTGGCGCGTGACAAGAAGAACTCCATAGTGGAAGAGCGCATCCGCTCCTTGGTGAACCTCCCCATCGAGGAGGGCATGGTGGTGGCGACCGACGCGTCGCTCGGCACCGGACACCGGGCAGGAATTGCCGCGGTTGCCACGCGCGGGCGGGTGCGGGCGCGGTCGTTGCTGGTGGAAAGCGTGGCCGACGCGGAGTTCTGGGCCGTGGAAATGGCGCTTACCACCTGGGCCGGAAAGACCCCGGTGCTGCACATCCTCACCGACTCCCAGATCGTGTACAAGGCGCTCAACGGCGCGGAGAAGCCCACCGGGTGCGCAACCTCCCTGCGGAAGTGCTTCAAGCGGATGGACCGCGCCGAGGTGTACGTGCACTGGGTGCGCGGCCACCGAGGCAACGTGCTCAACGAGCTGGCCAACGACGTGGCGATGTACACGCGCAGGAACGCCTGCTGGGGGCTCGTCGACACGCAAAAAGAGATGCTGGAGCGGTCGAAGGTGGAACTGAAAGCCATGCTTGTCGACCGAAAGCTGAGCGACTTCATCCCCGCAGCGCGCGGCGAGGACGCGTGGACGGCAACGGGGTACGCGGCGTAA
- a CDS encoding inorganic phosphate transporter, which produces MSNKVESLPEVDVTTGDTKKDWRWHLCFGGLTAVALVWTIIWGFDYVAPGANKLLLITAIIFAIFMAFNIGGNDVANSFGTSVGAGTLSLKQALLVAAIFEVSGALLAGGEVTDTVRSGIVDLSAINGLDPMEFVYIMMSALLGAAIWLLIATRMGWPVSTTHSIVGGIVGAALTVGFVTHKGGWSMVQWGEIGKIAISWVLSPVLGGVVAYFLFKWVKESILVYNEHADQQLREIKTRRAELRRDHKQRFERLDELQQINYTNAMARDAALVAEENYDPELLESDYYRELYKINEKRDNVEAHKALENWVPLLAAFGAIIIAAMMLFKGLKNTPLDFSSLQKFLIMGMVGAIVWMAVYIFARSLKKKSLSNATFLLFSWMQVFTASAFAFSHGSNDIANAIGPFVAVLDVLKTGEINDEAEVPIAVMMAMGVGLIAGLWFIGRYVIKTVGSGLTKMHPSSGFAAELSAAGVVMGSSLLGLPVSSTHILIGAVLGVGMVNKAANWNLMKPIATAWVITLPISAVIGAVTVSILRVLF; this is translated from the coding sequence ATGTCCAATAAAGTTGAATCGTTGCCGGAGGTCGACGTCACCACCGGCGACACGAAGAAGGACTGGCGCTGGCACCTGTGCTTCGGCGGGCTGACCGCCGTCGCCCTCGTGTGGACGATCATCTGGGGCTTCGACTACGTCGCCCCGGGCGCCAACAAGCTCCTCCTCATCACAGCCATTATCTTCGCCATCTTCATGGCTTTCAACATCGGCGGCAACGATGTCGCCAACTCCTTCGGCACCTCCGTCGGCGCCGGCACGCTGTCACTCAAGCAGGCGCTGTTGGTCGCCGCGATCTTCGAAGTGTCCGGCGCGCTGCTCGCCGGCGGCGAGGTCACCGACACCGTGCGATCCGGGATCGTCGACCTGTCCGCCATCAACGGCCTCGACCCCATGGAATTCGTGTACATCATGATGTCCGCGCTTCTCGGCGCCGCGATCTGGCTGTTGATTGCCACGCGCATGGGCTGGCCGGTGTCCACCACCCACTCCATCGTCGGCGGCATCGTCGGCGCGGCGCTCACCGTCGGGTTCGTCACGCACAAGGGCGGCTGGTCGATGGTGCAGTGGGGGGAGATCGGCAAGATCGCGATTTCGTGGGTGCTGTCGCCGGTACTGGGCGGCGTGGTCGCGTACTTCCTGTTCAAATGGGTCAAAGAATCCATCCTGGTATACAACGAACACGCCGACCAGCAGCTGCGCGAAATCAAAACCCGGCGCGCCGAACTGCGGCGCGACCACAAGCAGCGCTTCGAACGGCTCGACGAACTCCAGCAGATCAACTACACCAACGCCATGGCGCGCGACGCGGCGCTTGTGGCCGAGGAAAACTACGACCCCGAACTGCTGGAATCCGACTACTACCGCGAACTGTATAAAATCAACGAAAAGCGCGACAACGTTGAGGCGCACAAAGCGCTGGAAAACTGGGTGCCGCTGCTGGCCGCGTTCGGCGCCATCATTATCGCCGCGATGATGCTGTTCAAGGGCCTGAAGAACACGCCTTTGGACTTCTCCTCGCTGCAGAAATTCCTCATCATGGGCATGGTCGGCGCCATCGTGTGGATGGCGGTGTACATCTTCGCGCGGTCGTTGAAGAAGAAGTCGTTGTCGAATGCCACGTTCCTGCTGTTTAGCTGGATGCAGGTGTTCACCGCTTCGGCGTTCGCCTTCTCCCACGGCTCCAACGACATCGCCAACGCCATCGGGCCGTTCGTCGCGGTTTTGGACGTGCTGAAGACCGGCGAGATCAACGACGAGGCCGAGGTGCCGATCGCCGTCATGATGGCGATGGGCGTGGGCCTTATCGCCGGCCTGTGGTTCATCGGCCGCTACGTGATCAAGACCGTCGGCTCCGGGCTGACGAAGATGCACCCGTCCTCCGGCTTCGCCGCCGAGCTCTCCGCCGCCGGCGTGGTCATGGGCTCCTCTCTGTTGGGCCTCCCCGTGTCCTCCACGCATATTTTGATCGGCGCCGTGCTGGGCGTGGGCATGGTGAACAAGGCCGCCAACTGGAACCTGATGAAGCCGATCGCGACGGCGTGGGTTATCACGCTGCCGATCTCCGCGGTTATCGGCGCGGTGACGGTTTCGATCCTGCGCGTGCTGTTCTAG
- a CDS encoding ImmA/IrrE family metallo-endopeptidase: protein MFWFTLFHELAHILTADYETRRVDREKDSAARPQSERKADNWVANALLDGTAVDAIPQPYTAEGIVTCASDHSVSPAIVVGSLRRQGKVPRTWGADLIRRFEIS, encoded by the coding sequence ATCTTCTGGTTCACTCTGTTTCACGAGCTGGCTCATATCCTTACTGCGGACTATGAGACGAGGAGGGTTGACCGTGAAAAGGATTCGGCTGCTCGTCCGCAGTCTGAACGTAAGGCGGATAACTGGGTGGCGAACGCGCTTTTAGACGGTACCGCTGTAGACGCGATCCCTCAGCCCTATACCGCTGAGGGGATTGTAACCTGCGCGTCCGATCATTCCGTCAGTCCCGCAATTGTGGTTGGGAGCTTACGCCGCCAGGGCAAGGTCCCCCGTACCTGGGGAGCAGACCTGATCCGTCGTTTTGAAATCAGCTAA
- a CDS encoding substrate-binding domain-containing protein — protein MLRKSLVLLTAGMLTLSGCSATPRDVPAAGSRAVTLALSTEKNPFFLQVRYGAQAKANELGIDLTVLDAGDDAEVQAAQLDDVSSGVAVVNPADSEALAPAVSQLNEKGIPAITVDRTITGADVAALIDSNNTEGGAAAASVLAKAIRAQGEVIVLRGIEGSSSSAERYEGFTQAMAEHPRVRIVAAEAADFDRDTARDLVTDLLADHPDVAGIFAENDEMALGAVDALGERAGKDVKVVGFDGTEEGVRAVKNRKLVATIAQQSSELGATAIEQAGKLLDGEAAESVHTPVMVVTRDNIEKYRPL, from the coding sequence ATGCTCCGGAAATCACTCGTGCTACTCACCGCAGGAATGCTCACGCTCAGCGGGTGTTCTGCTACTCCACGCGATGTCCCTGCCGCCGGATCCCGGGCGGTCACGCTCGCGCTGTCCACGGAGAAAAACCCATTCTTCCTGCAGGTGCGCTACGGGGCGCAGGCGAAGGCCAACGAGCTGGGAATCGACCTCACCGTCCTGGATGCGGGGGATGATGCGGAGGTGCAGGCCGCGCAACTCGACGACGTTTCTTCCGGCGTCGCGGTGGTGAACCCCGCAGACTCCGAGGCGCTCGCCCCCGCCGTGTCCCAGCTGAACGAGAAGGGCATCCCCGCCATCACCGTCGACCGCACCATCACAGGCGCCGACGTCGCCGCGCTCATCGACTCCAACAACACCGAGGGCGGCGCGGCCGCAGCGTCGGTTTTGGCCAAGGCAATCCGCGCCCAGGGCGAGGTCATCGTGCTGCGCGGCATCGAGGGAAGCTCCTCCAGCGCCGAGCGCTACGAGGGATTCACCCAGGCCATGGCTGAGCACCCACGCGTCCGCATCGTCGCCGCCGAGGCCGCCGACTTCGACCGCGACACCGCCCGCGACCTCGTCACGGACCTCCTTGCCGACCACCCCGACGTGGCGGGGATCTTCGCCGAAAACGACGAGATGGCGCTCGGGGCCGTGGACGCGCTCGGGGAACGCGCCGGAAAAGACGTGAAGGTGGTGGGCTTCGACGGCACCGAGGAGGGCGTGCGCGCCGTGAAGAACCGGAAGCTCGTAGCAACGATTGCGCAACAGTCCTCCGAGCTCGGCGCCACCGCCATTGAGCAGGCCGGGAAGCTCCTCGACGGCGAGGCGGCGGAGAGCGTGCACACGCCGGTGATGGTGGTCACGCGGGATAATATTGAGAAGTACCGGCCGCTGTAA